The following proteins come from a genomic window of Minwuia thermotolerans:
- a CDS encoding NUDIX domain-containing protein, whose product MSRQGPALTVDCVVFDAEERLLLIRRGKPPFEGMHALPGGFVDLGERAEEAAARELAEETGIEARPERLIGVYSDPARDPRGHVVSVAFLFRLPPDAPAPRGGGDAAAAAFHADWRELDLAFDHAQILDDALKTPS is encoded by the coding sequence ATGTCACGCCAGGGCCCGGCGCTGACCGTCGACTGCGTCGTCTTCGACGCCGAAGAGCGGCTGCTTCTCATCCGCCGCGGCAAGCCACCGTTCGAAGGCATGCACGCCCTGCCCGGCGGCTTCGTCGACCTGGGCGAGCGCGCCGAGGAGGCGGCCGCCCGAGAACTGGCCGAGGAAACCGGCATCGAGGCCCGGCCGGAGCGCCTGATCGGGGTCTATTCGGACCCCGCGCGCGATCCGCGCGGCCACGTGGTCTCGGTGGCCTTTCTGTTCCGCCTGCCGCCGGACGCGCCGGCGCCCCGGGGGGGCGGCGACGCGGCCGCCGCCGCCTTCCACGCAGACTGGCGGGAACTGGACCTGGCGTTCGACCACGCGCAGATCCTCGACGACGCGCTGAAAACGCCTTCCTGA
- a CDS encoding GNAT family N-acetyltransferase has translation MPVSQIVIRPMRDEDVPVLHAIHERAVSMTCAPLLPGTVVEAWLRDRTPEGYLRARDERGERFWVAEYRGLRAGFASWRGEWLMALFVDPDHQGNGIGRRLFDACDRDAADGGGKIARLGSTLNARGFYEGLGFRVTGEGYEEKFGERVPHLEMLRL, from the coding sequence ATGCCAGTGAGCCAAATCGTCATCCGTCCCATGCGCGACGAGGATGTCCCGGTGCTGCATGCGATTCACGAACGCGCGGTCTCGATGACCTGCGCGCCGTTATTGCCCGGGACGGTGGTGGAAGCCTGGCTCAGGGACCGCACGCCGGAGGGCTATCTGCGCGCTCGCGACGAGCGCGGCGAGCGGTTCTGGGTCGCGGAATACAGAGGTTTGCGGGCCGGCTTCGCAAGCTGGCGCGGCGAATGGCTGATGGCGCTCTTCGTCGATCCCGACCATCAGGGCAACGGGATCGGGCGCAGGCTGTTCGACGCCTGCGACCGCGATGCGGCGGACGGCGGCGGCAAGATCGCACGCCTCGGCTCTACCCTGAACGCGCGGGGTTTCTACGAGGGTCTGGGCTTCCGCGTCACCGGCGAAGGCTACGAGGAGAAGTTCGGCGAACGCGTGCCGCACCTGGAAATGCTGCGCCTGTGA
- a CDS encoding TauD/TfdA dioxygenase family protein — protein MIANLDVRRVAGALGAEITGVDLREPLDEATVRAIRQAWLDNLVIFFRDQDLTAEQFLRFAKAFGEADRYPFVKGLDDHPEIIEVMKLAHEKTNFGGVWHSDTVYLEEPPMASMLLAREIPPYGGDTLFANQYLAYEALSERFRDILDGLVAVHSSARADVSKTREDRIGTSGTPEAGKEYLSHHPAVRTHPETGRKALYVNTAHTVRFDGMTEAESQPILQYLHQHQVRPEFTCRLVWQPGTIAFWDNRCAMHNPINDYHGFRRVMHRITLKGDRPR, from the coding sequence ATGATCGCCAATCTGGATGTTCGCCGGGTCGCCGGCGCGCTGGGCGCGGAGATCACCGGCGTCGACCTCAGGGAACCGCTGGACGAGGCGACCGTGCGCGCCATCCGTCAGGCCTGGCTCGACAATCTGGTCATCTTCTTTCGTGACCAGGACCTTACCGCCGAGCAGTTCCTGCGCTTCGCGAAGGCCTTCGGGGAAGCCGACCGCTATCCCTTCGTGAAGGGCCTGGACGATCACCCCGAGATCATCGAGGTGATGAAGCTGGCGCACGAGAAGACCAATTTCGGCGGCGTATGGCACTCCGACACGGTCTATCTCGAAGAGCCGCCGATGGCTTCGATGCTGCTCGCCCGGGAGATCCCGCCCTATGGCGGCGACACACTGTTCGCCAACCAGTATCTTGCCTACGAGGCGCTGTCGGAACGGTTCAGGGACATCCTCGACGGGCTGGTTGCGGTGCACTCGTCGGCCCGGGCCGACGTCTCCAAGACCCGTGAGGACCGAATCGGCACGTCGGGCACGCCGGAAGCCGGCAAGGAATATCTCTCGCATCATCCGGCGGTGCGGACGCATCCGGAGACAGGGCGCAAGGCGCTCTACGTCAACACCGCCCACACCGTCCGCTTCGACGGCATGACCGAAGCCGAGAGCCAGCCGATCCTGCAGTACCTGCATCAACACCAGGTCAGGCCGGAGTTCACCTGCCGCCTGGTCTGGCAGCCGGGCACCATCGCCTTCTGGGACAACCGCTGCGCGATGCACAACCCGATCAACGACTATCACGGCTTCCGGCGGGTCATGCACCGGATCACGCTCAAGGGCGACCGGCCGCGATAG
- a CDS encoding sulfurtransferase, translating into MTDDLIVTPEFVEANLDRIRVIDCSVWFETKPVGASTIHGGRDHWLRGHIPGAAYLHMVDDLSDPAGAYPFAIAPQDRIDRVLSEIGIERGDTVVLYGAGTPVAVTRAWWVLTVSGLDDVRIMDGGWQRWIAEGRPVGTGEERFTPSRFRGVRDEAAVAGRAQVRQAMETGDALLLNALSRPQFEGTGGTHYGRPGRIPGSVSLPANELLDPATGAFASPERMRELLAGIDPDRPVITYCGGGIAAAAALFALRVAGHGDLRLYDDSLLEWSADPDLPMETGPAGDPAAE; encoded by the coding sequence ATGACCGACGACCTGATCGTCACGCCCGAATTCGTCGAAGCCAATCTGGACCGGATCCGCGTCATTGACTGCTCGGTCTGGTTCGAAACGAAACCCGTCGGCGCCTCCACCATTCATGGCGGCCGCGATCACTGGCTCCGGGGCCACATTCCCGGCGCCGCCTATCTGCACATGGTCGACGACCTCTCCGACCCGGCGGGCGCCTATCCCTTCGCCATCGCGCCGCAGGACCGGATCGACCGCGTCCTCTCGGAAATCGGGATCGAGCGCGGCGACACGGTGGTGCTCTACGGCGCCGGCACGCCGGTCGCGGTGACGCGGGCCTGGTGGGTGCTGACGGTCTCCGGGCTGGACGACGTCCGCATCATGGACGGCGGCTGGCAGCGCTGGATCGCCGAGGGCCGGCCGGTCGGCACTGGCGAGGAACGCTTCACGCCATCCCGCTTCCGGGGTGTGCGCGACGAGGCGGCGGTCGCCGGCCGGGCGCAGGTCCGGCAGGCCATGGAGACCGGCGACGCCCTGCTGCTCAATGCCCTCTCCCGCCCGCAGTTCGAGGGCACGGGCGGCACCCATTACGGCCGGCCCGGCCGCATCCCCGGCAGCGTCAGCCTGCCCGCCAACGAACTGCTGGACCCGGCGACGGGGGCCTTCGCCAGCCCGGAGCGGATGCGCGAACTGCTGGCCGGCATCGACCCGGACCGGCCCGTGATCACCTATTGCGGCGGCGGCATCGCGGCGGCGGCGGCGCTGTTCGCGCTGCGCGTGGCGGGACACGGCGACCTCCGCCTCTATGACGATTCCCTGCTGGAATGGTCCGCCGACCCCGACCTTCCGATGGAAACGGGACCGGCGGGCGATCCGGCCGCGGAATAG
- a CDS encoding sarcosine oxidase subunit delta encodes MFVIDCPHCGPRDQAEFAYAGEAHIARPANADELTDAEWAGYVFMRRNGKGLYAERWWHAAGCRKFFNMLRNTATDQIHAVYRIGERPPEVKADLPRTPSGEASIGSGNDAVKLVRDTGAGDA; translated from the coding sequence ATGTTCGTGATCGATTGCCCCCACTGCGGCCCGCGCGATCAGGCGGAATTCGCCTATGCCGGCGAAGCCCATATCGCGCGCCCCGCCAACGCTGACGAACTCACCGACGCGGAATGGGCCGGCTACGTCTTCATGCGGAGGAACGGCAAGGGCCTCTACGCCGAGCGCTGGTGGCACGCGGCCGGATGCCGCAAGTTCTTCAACATGCTGCGCAACACGGCGACCGACCAGATCCACGCCGTCTATCGCATTGGAGAACGACCGCCCGAGGTGAAGGCCGACCTGCCGCGGACGCCGTCGGGGGAGGCTTCCATCGGGTCCGGCAACGACGCAGTGAAGCTGGTGCGCGATACCGGTGCGGGTGACGCATGA
- a CDS encoding GlxA family transcriptional regulator, with product MDLSIIPHRIVFFLVPNFSMIAFASALEPLRLTNRTLGKTVYEWTVVSADGEPVKASNGLAVGVDLSLDQARHRLLDEIKPEMVLVCSGVKVENFRNAQFEGWLRSMHRRGIAVGGLCTGAWLLAQADLLEGKRCSIHWETLPAFAEKFPMAEVHADLCEIDDGIYTCAGGTAALDMMLHVIEEHFGQSVMTKVCEYCLIDRIRNQRDRQRLPLQARLGLHHAKLLLIIELMEANVSEPLSLAEISEYVGLSRRQVERLFRRHLGRSPARYYLEIRIDRARHLLLQSNMPIVDVAIACGFVSASHFSKCYREMYGRSPQMERAQAEAYL from the coding sequence ATGGACCTGTCGATAATCCCCCACCGGATCGTCTTTTTCCTGGTCCCCAACTTCTCGATGATCGCCTTCGCCTCGGCGCTCGAGCCGCTGAGACTGACCAACCGAACCCTGGGCAAGACGGTCTATGAGTGGACCGTGGTTTCGGCGGACGGCGAGCCCGTCAAGGCGTCGAACGGGCTGGCGGTTGGTGTCGACCTGTCACTGGACCAGGCCCGTCACCGCCTGCTGGACGAGATCAAGCCGGAGATGGTTCTGGTCTGCTCCGGCGTGAAGGTGGAGAACTTCCGCAATGCGCAGTTCGAGGGCTGGCTCAGATCCATGCACCGTCGCGGCATCGCCGTGGGGGGCCTGTGCACCGGCGCCTGGCTGCTCGCCCAGGCGGACCTGCTCGAGGGAAAACGCTGCTCGATCCACTGGGAGACCCTGCCGGCCTTCGCGGAGAAATTTCCCATGGCGGAGGTGCACGCCGACCTCTGCGAGATCGACGATGGCATCTACACCTGCGCCGGCGGCACCGCCGCGCTCGACATGATGCTGCACGTGATCGAAGAGCATTTCGGCCAGTCAGTGATGACCAAGGTCTGCGAATACTGCCTGATCGACCGCATCCGGAACCAGCGCGACCGCCAGCGCCTGCCGCTGCAGGCGCGGCTGGGCCTGCATCACGCCAAGCTGCTGCTGATCATCGAACTGATGGAGGCGAACGTCTCCGAACCGCTGTCGCTGGCGGAGATCTCGGAATATGTCGGCCTCTCCCGGCGACAGGTCGAACGTCTGTTCCGCCGCCATCTCGGCCGCTCGCCCGCGCGCTACTATCTGGAAATCCGCATCGACCGGGCGCGGCACCTGCTGCTGCAGTCGAACATGCCGATCGTGGACGTCGCCATCGCCTGCGGCTTCGTCTCGGCGTCGCACTTCTCCAAGTGCTATCGCGAGATGTACGGGCGCTCGCCGCAGATGGAGCGGGCGCAGGCCGAGGCCTATCTCTGA
- a CDS encoding sarcosine oxidase subunit gamma translates to MNAPVRRSPLAHREPLEAADQLLRLRERPFEAKLILRAHAGDAELALRAVAGLDTPGNCRFLDTDGITAAWLSPDEFLVLGAVGKEHELAESLASALDWRHHQVANVTDYYTTLAFAGPKAREALMKLTTLDMHARSFVQGDARGTVFGHCNAWILQRADDETNGGPSFDLIVRWSHADYLFCALAHAGREWGMPEATPRGGENLLA, encoded by the coding sequence ATGAACGCGCCGGTCCGCCGCTCCCCCCTCGCCCACCGCGAACCGCTCGAGGCCGCCGACCAACTGCTCCGTCTGCGGGAGCGGCCCTTCGAGGCGAAGCTGATCCTCCGCGCCCACGCCGGCGACGCCGAACTGGCGTTGAGAGCGGTGGCCGGCCTCGATACGCCCGGCAATTGCCGTTTCCTCGATACCGACGGAATCACGGCCGCCTGGCTCTCACCGGACGAGTTTCTGGTTCTCGGCGCGGTGGGGAAGGAACACGAACTGGCGGAAAGCCTCGCGTCAGCGCTCGACTGGCGGCATCACCAGGTGGCGAACGTCACCGATTACTATACGACGCTGGCGTTCGCCGGGCCGAAGGCGCGCGAGGCGCTGATGAAGCTGACGACCCTGGACATGCACGCCCGCAGCTTCGTTCAGGGCGACGCCCGGGGCACGGTCTTCGGGCACTGCAACGCCTGGATCCTGCAGCGCGCGGACGACGAGACGAACGGCGGGCCGTCCTTCGATCTGATCGTGCGCTGGTCGCACGCGGACTACCTGTTCTGCGCCCTGGCCCATGCGGGCCGCGAATGGGGCATGCCGGAGGCAACGCCGCGCGGCGGCGAAAACCTGCTGGCCTGA
- a CDS encoding PAS domain-containing protein, with product MSAQFRSRVQDPVLERLYDYWSGKRSAVRLPGRRDIDPVEMRDLLRYVVLADLIDGERIRFRLVGTNMVDRWGSDFTGRHLDEIMFGDYRTYLEELFLETARDALPIFSTGRFRWDVGRAAETRRLFLPLASDGRTVDKILVGQTFTDEIAPPDSLKISEARPEEGEIFRARDDGDAIAAGRP from the coding sequence ATGTCCGCGCAATTCCGGTCCCGCGTTCAGGATCCGGTCCTGGAGCGGCTCTATGACTACTGGTCCGGAAAGCGCTCGGCGGTGCGGCTGCCGGGCCGCCGCGACATCGATCCCGTCGAGATGCGCGACCTCCTGCGCTACGTGGTTCTGGCGGACCTGATCGATGGCGAACGCATCCGCTTCCGGCTGGTGGGCACCAACATGGTCGACCGCTGGGGCAGCGACTTCACGGGCCGCCATCTCGACGAGATCATGTTCGGCGACTACCGGACCTATCTTGAGGAACTGTTCCTCGAGACGGCGCGGGATGCCCTGCCGATCTTCTCGACCGGCCGTTTCCGCTGGGATGTGGGCCGGGCGGCGGAGACCAGGCGGCTGTTCCTGCCGCTGGCGAGCGATGGCCGGACCGTCGACAAGATTCTGGTCGGCCAGACCTTCACCGACGAAATCGCGCCGCCCGATTCCCTGAAGATCTCCGAGGCCCGGCCGGAGGAGGGCGAGATATTCCGCGCCCGCGACGACGGCGACGCTATCGCGGCCGGTCGCCCTTGA
- a CDS encoding response regulator yields the protein MAHLEVNLEHVTILVADPHDGSRRIVGEMLHALGARNVIAVTTVEAAREVLGGECVDLMICDYRLSEGKGAAFISELRADRTNLARSIPVLITCSHTRLRDVQAARDCGANMVLVKPHSVTSLYDRLAWVAHRPRPFVSSSGYNGPSRRFRDDASENRPARRKDDDPIGDEAGDAAVEPARASVG from the coding sequence ATGGCGCATCTGGAAGTCAATCTCGAGCACGTCACCATCCTCGTGGCCGATCCCCACGACGGATCGCGCCGCATCGTCGGCGAGATGCTGCACGCGCTGGGCGCCAGGAACGTCATCGCCGTGACGACGGTGGAGGCGGCCCGGGAAGTGCTGGGTGGCGAATGCGTCGACCTGATGATCTGCGACTACCGGCTGAGCGAGGGCAAGGGCGCGGCATTCATCAGCGAACTCAGGGCGGACCGCACCAATCTCGCGCGCAGCATTCCGGTGCTGATCACCTGCAGTCATACGCGCCTGCGCGACGTTCAGGCCGCCCGCGACTGCGGCGCCAACATGGTGCTGGTCAAGCCGCACAGCGTCACGTCCCTGTACGACCGTCTCGCCTGGGTGGCGCACAGGCCCCGGCCGTTCGTCAGCTCCAGCGGTTACAATGGTCCCAGCCGGCGCTTCCGCGACGACGCGAGCGAGAATCGCCCGGCGCGCCGCAAGGACGATGACCCGATCGGCGACGAGGCCGGCGACGCCGCGGTCGAACCCGCCCGCGCGTCGGTCGGCTGA
- a CDS encoding MAPEG family protein, whose product MELSLQNPVFATYAVAAALMILKAVAMSWLTVARMMQVKGGFRAPEDIRKTPLNPDPDPKQIEPDERVERIRRIHQNDLENLPFFLAAGFLYVLSGPPLLLAQLLLYGYVVSRLLHFAAYLTAQTHDMRATLWTVGSLILIYMTVSALLAALGI is encoded by the coding sequence ATGGAACTCAGTCTCCAGAACCCGGTATTCGCGACATACGCTGTCGCCGCGGCACTGATGATCCTGAAGGCGGTGGCCATGTCCTGGCTGACTGTCGCGCGGATGATGCAGGTCAAGGGCGGTTTCCGCGCACCTGAAGACATCAGGAAGACCCCGCTCAATCCCGACCCGGATCCGAAGCAGATCGAGCCCGACGAGCGGGTCGAGCGCATCCGGCGGATCCACCAGAACGACCTGGAAAACCTTCCGTTCTTCCTGGCGGCGGGGTTCCTCTACGTGCTCAGCGGACCGCCGCTGCTGCTCGCCCAGCTCCTGCTCTATGGCTATGTCGTCTCCAGGCTGCTGCATTTCGCGGCCTATCTGACGGCGCAGACCCATGACATGCGGGCGACGCTCTGGACGGTCGGCTCGCTGATCCTGATCTACATGACCGTGAGCGCCCTGCTGGCGGCGCTGGGAATCTGA
- a CDS encoding sarcosine oxidase subunit beta family protein, whose product MKRYSALELLREGLRGHTGWRKVWRHPEPKPSYDAVIIGGGGHGLATAYYLAREHGMTNIAVIEKGWIGGGNAGRNTTIIRSNYLFDESAALYNHAFGLWKTLGRELNFNIMMSHRGVLNLAHDDGEMRQLKRRVESNRLNGVEAEWLDAKEVKGFCPAINISPDIRYPVLGATLQRSGGVNRHDAVVWGYARAADAMGVDIIQQTEVTNILTESGEVTGVETTRGTIRTPKVASVTAGHTSVIAKMVDLRLPIESHPLQALVSEPVKPVLNCVVMSNAVHVYCSQSDKGELVIGAGIDAQLSYTQRGNLDIIEHQMASLMELFPMFSRLRMMRQWGGIVDVCPDASPIISKTPVKGFYVNGGWGTGGWKATPGSGHVFADLIARDEPNAIAAPFAMERFVTGALVAEHGAAAVAH is encoded by the coding sequence ATGAAACGCTATTCTGCCCTGGAGCTGCTGCGCGAGGGTCTGCGCGGCCATACCGGCTGGCGGAAGGTCTGGCGTCATCCGGAACCGAAGCCGTCCTATGACGCCGTCATCATCGGCGGCGGCGGTCACGGCCTGGCGACCGCCTACTATCTGGCCAGAGAGCATGGCATGACGAACATCGCCGTGATCGAGAAGGGCTGGATCGGCGGCGGCAACGCCGGGCGCAACACCACGATCATCCGTTCCAACTATCTCTTCGACGAGAGTGCGGCGCTCTACAACCACGCCTTCGGACTGTGGAAGACGCTTGGTCGGGAGCTGAACTTCAACATCATGATGAGCCATCGCGGCGTTCTGAACCTCGCCCATGACGATGGCGAGATGCGGCAGCTCAAGCGCCGCGTCGAGTCCAACCGGCTGAACGGCGTCGAGGCCGAATGGCTGGACGCGAAGGAAGTCAAGGGCTTCTGCCCGGCGATCAATATCTCCCCCGACATCCGCTATCCCGTGCTCGGCGCGACCCTGCAGCGATCGGGCGGCGTCAACCGTCATGACGCCGTGGTCTGGGGCTACGCCCGCGCCGCGGACGCCATGGGCGTGGACATCATCCAGCAGACCGAGGTCACGAACATCCTGACCGAGAGCGGCGAAGTCACGGGCGTGGAGACCACGCGCGGGACCATCCGCACGCCCAAGGTCGCCTCCGTTACCGCCGGCCATACCTCGGTGATCGCAAAGATGGTCGACCTGAGACTGCCGATCGAAAGCCACCCCCTGCAGGCGCTGGTTTCGGAGCCCGTCAAGCCGGTACTGAACTGCGTGGTGATGTCCAACGCCGTCCATGTCTACTGCAGCCAGTCCGACAAGGGCGAACTGGTCATCGGCGCCGGCATCGACGCCCAGCTCTCCTACACCCAACGCGGCAATCTCGACATCATCGAGCACCAGATGGCCTCGCTGATGGAGCTGTTCCCGATGTTCTCGCGCCTGCGGATGATGAGGCAATGGGGCGGGATCGTCGACGTCTGCCCGGACGCCAGTCCGATCATCTCGAAGACGCCGGTGAAGGGGTTCTACGTCAACGGCGGCTGGGGCACCGGCGGCTGGAAGGCGACGCCCGGATCGGGCCACGTCTTCGCCGACCTGATCGCCCGCGACGAACCCAACGCCATCGCCGCACCATTTGCCATGGAGCGTTTCGTCACCGGCGCGCTTGTCGCCGAGCACGGCGCCGCCGCCGTGGCGCACTGA
- a CDS encoding sarcosine oxidase subunit alpha family protein — protein sequence MSQSHRIDGRGLIDRARHVGFRFAGKDYLGHQGDTMASALLANGEIMVARSFKYHRPRGIVAAGVEDPAAMVQLGEGAATDPNVLVADQEIHDGLVADAQNAWPSLKYDIGAANDALSRFFPAGFYYKTFMGGPGWMRFEPFIRRAAGLGRAPEGPDPDRYEAVNRHCDVLIAGAGPAGLMAALSAARSGARVILAESTPHPGGSLLSAAPESVAIDGRPVSQWLSAALEELRSHPEVTILTRTTAFGYYAQNFVGLLEKVQDHLPRRERDGRLPRQRVWRVRAKQVVLATGALERPLVFHENDRPGIMLAGAARTFLNRYGVLAGKRVLIFANNDTAWQTAFDMHDAGAEIAGIVDLRRDLDERLALGALKKGIAVHPSTAVVGTTGRHRVNAACLAGLDGQRRIRGSVSRIDCDLVAVSGGWNPNVALFAQSRGQLRWDETLTSFRPGRSWQAERSAGGCNGVFDLADAMAEGARAGLDAARAAGFTVRPKKQPEVETTNVQSLNVRAFWEVPGLKSGVKAEAFVDLQDDVKASDLKLAIAEGYDSVEHAKRYTTQGMGTDQGKISNVNAFGIMAEARGITIPEVGTTTFRQPYRPVTIGALAGQHVGPHFVPRRTTPMHDWHVKRKAVFEPVGDWLRARAYPKTGESFHDAVQREALAARTTAGMLDASTLGKIDIKGPDARTFLNRIYTNAWKKLPVGACRYGLMLGEDGMIVDDGVTACLADDHFHMTTTTGGAAGVLRTLEDYLQTEWPDLKVWLTTTTEQWAVCAVCGPNAKKIVGQVVDGVDLDPETFPFMTWREGNAAGVPVRVFRISFSGELSYEINIPATYGLWLWERLIEAGQPHGLVPYGTETMHLLRAEKGFIIVGQETDGTNTPQDLAMPWAIAWKKGDFIGKRSLSRPDTARDDRRQLVGLFTDDPAFVAMEGSQIIETPEEPKSRPIPMIGHVTSSYMSPNLKRSIALAVVRAGSRRMGETVYISRDGDRPMPARIVGHDFLAQKESSQ from the coding sequence ATGAGCCAGTCGCACCGCATCGATGGCCGCGGCCTGATCGACCGCGCCCGCCATGTCGGCTTCCGCTTCGCCGGCAAGGACTATCTGGGCCATCAGGGCGATACCATGGCGTCGGCGCTGCTCGCCAATGGCGAGATCATGGTCGCCCGAAGCTTCAAGTATCACCGCCCGCGCGGCATCGTCGCCGCCGGCGTCGAGGACCCGGCGGCCATGGTCCAGCTCGGCGAGGGCGCGGCGACCGATCCGAACGTCCTGGTCGCCGACCAGGAGATTCACGACGGACTGGTCGCCGATGCGCAGAACGCCTGGCCCAGCCTGAAATACGACATCGGCGCCGCCAACGATGCGCTGAGCCGCTTCTTCCCGGCCGGATTCTACTACAAGACCTTCATGGGCGGGCCGGGCTGGATGCGCTTCGAGCCCTTCATTCGCCGCGCCGCGGGCCTGGGCCGGGCGCCGGAGGGACCCGATCCGGACCGCTACGAGGCGGTGAACCGTCATTGCGACGTGCTGATCGCGGGCGCGGGACCGGCGGGGCTGATGGCGGCGCTGTCGGCCGCCCGCTCCGGCGCGCGGGTAATTCTGGCCGAAAGCACGCCCCATCCCGGCGGCAGCCTGCTGTCGGCGGCGCCGGAGAGCGTCGCGATCGACGGCCGGCCCGTGTCCCAATGGCTGTCGGCGGCCCTGGAGGAGCTTCGCAGCCACCCGGAAGTGACCATCCTCACGCGGACCACGGCCTTCGGCTACTACGCACAGAATTTCGTCGGCCTGCTCGAGAAGGTGCAGGACCACCTGCCCCGCCGCGAACGGGACGGCCGCCTGCCCCGTCAGCGGGTCTGGCGGGTGCGGGCGAAACAGGTCGTGCTGGCCACCGGCGCGCTGGAGCGCCCGCTGGTGTTCCACGAGAACGACCGGCCCGGAATCATGCTGGCCGGCGCGGCGCGGACCTTCCTCAACCGCTATGGCGTCCTGGCCGGCAAGCGCGTTCTGATCTTCGCCAACAACGACACGGCCTGGCAGACCGCCTTCGACATGCATGACGCCGGCGCGGAGATCGCCGGGATCGTCGACCTCCGGCGGGATCTCGATGAGCGGCTGGCGCTGGGCGCGCTGAAGAAGGGCATCGCCGTCCATCCATCGACCGCCGTGGTTGGGACGACCGGCCGCCATCGTGTCAACGCCGCGTGCCTCGCGGGACTGGACGGCCAGCGGCGGATACGCGGCTCCGTCTCCCGCATCGACTGCGACCTTGTCGCGGTCTCCGGCGGCTGGAACCCCAATGTGGCGCTCTTCGCCCAGTCGCGCGGACAGCTCCGCTGGGACGAGACGCTGACGTCCTTCCGGCCGGGCCGGTCCTGGCAGGCGGAACGCTCCGCCGGGGGCTGCAACGGTGTCTTCGACCTGGCGGACGCGATGGCGGAAGGCGCACGCGCCGGCCTCGACGCGGCCCGCGCTGCCGGCTTCACCGTGCGTCCGAAGAAGCAGCCGGAGGTGGAAACCACCAATGTCCAGAGCCTGAATGTCAGGGCGTTCTGGGAGGTGCCGGGATTGAAGTCGGGCGTGAAGGCCGAGGCCTTCGTCGACCTGCAGGATGACGTGAAAGCCTCCGACCTGAAGCTCGCCATTGCCGAAGGCTATGACAGCGTCGAGCATGCCAAGCGCTACACCACCCAGGGCATGGGCACCGACCAGGGCAAGATCTCCAACGTCAACGCCTTCGGGATCATGGCCGAGGCGCGCGGCATCACCATTCCGGAGGTCGGCACCACCACCTTCCGCCAGCCCTATCGGCCGGTGACGATCGGCGCGCTGGCCGGCCAGCATGTCGGCCCGCATTTCGTGCCGCGGCGGACGACGCCGATGCACGACTGGCACGTCAAGCGCAAGGCGGTGTTCGAGCCGGTCGGCGACTGGCTGCGCGCCCGAGCCTACCCGAAGACGGGCGAGAGCTTCCACGATGCTGTACAGCGGGAGGCGCTGGCCGCGCGGACCACCGCCGGCATGCTCGACGCCTCGACGCTGGGCAAGATCGACATCAAGGGACCGGACGCCCGGACCTTTCTCAACCGCATCTACACCAACGCCTGGAAGAAGCTGCCGGTGGGCGCGTGCCGCTATGGCCTGATGCTGGGCGAGGACGGCATGATCGTCGATGACGGCGTCACGGCCTGTCTCGCCGACGATCATTTCCACATGACCACGACCACGGGCGGCGCGGCCGGCGTGCTGCGCACGCTGGAGGATTACCTGCAGACCGAGTGGCCGGACCTGAAGGTCTGGCTGACGACGACCACCGAGCAATGGGCGGTGTGCGCCGTCTGCGGCCCGAACGCGAAGAAGATCGTCGGGCAGGTGGTCGACGGCGTCGACCTCGATCCGGAGACCTTCCCCTTCATGACCTGGCGCGAGGGGAACGCCGCGGGCGTGCCGGTCCGGGTCTTCCGCATCTCGTTCTCGGGCGAACTCTCCTATGAGATCAACATCCCGGCGACATACGGGCTCTGGCTGTGGGAGCGGCTGATCGAGGCCGGCCAGCCCCACGGTCTCGTCCCCTACGGCACGGAGACGATGCACCTGCTGCGCGCCGAAAAGGGCTTCATCATCGTCGGCCAGGAAACCGACGGCACGAACACGCCGCAGGATCTCGCCATGCCCTGGGCGATCGCCTGGAAGAAGGGCGACTTCATCGGCAAGCGCTCGCTCAGCCGGCCGGACACGGCGCGCGACGACCGCCGGCAGCTCGTCGGTCTGTTCACGGACGACCCGGCCTTCGTCGCCATGGAAGGCTCCCAGATCATCGAAACGCCGGAGGAACCGAAATCCCGGCCCATTCCGATGATCGGCCATGTCACCTCGAGCTACATGAGCCCCAACCTGAAACGCTCGATCGCCCTCGCCGTGGTCAGGGCCGGTTCCCGGCGCATGGGAGAGACGGTCTATATCTCTCGCGATGGCGACAGACCCATGCCGGCGAGGATCGTCGGGCACGACTTCCTGGCGCAGAAGGAGAGCAGCCAATGA